Proteins from one Merismopedia glauca CCAP 1448/3 genomic window:
- a CDS encoding 2-oxoadipate dioxygenase/decarboxylase family protein, translating into TIFRRPWLPPKRSIVETVNTVSQYGAWVLIHGYSVNHFTGYINRQNTPQYPDIETTALGLAKLGIPMKAEIEGSSTTGLRQTATKAVTEMVSVQDDETLEIIQIPWTYAYYEIAERHLVSTSSGKTLRFAGFLDSQAKNLFEMTRL; encoded by the coding sequence CCACTATCTTTCGTCGTCCTTGGTTACCACCAAAAAGATCGATTGTGGAAACAGTTAATACCGTCAGTCAATATGGTGCATGGGTTCTGATTCACGGATACTCAGTCAACCACTTTACCGGATACATCAATCGCCAGAATACCCCTCAATACCCAGATATCGAAACAACCGCCTTGGGATTAGCAAAACTAGGAATTCCTATGAAAGCAGAGATTGAAGGCAGTTCTACCACTGGATTACGCCAAACGGCTACCAAAGCCGTCACCGAGATGGTTTCAGTGCAAGATGATGAGACTTTAGAGATAATTCAAATTCCTTGGACTTACGCCTACTATGAAATAGCTGAAAGACATCTGGTCTCAACTTCATCCGGAAAAACTCTTAGGTTTGCCGGATTCCTCGATTCTCAAGCCAAAAACCTGTTTGAAATGACCCGTTTGTAA
- a CDS encoding APC family permease: MDSPLNYPLAVVTGAFRGISRELAQPGGLQTANTASKPVLLFFSATIEIELKDTGVTVTHPTSGMTEKKAIHQQNLVNVICMKSSVAQRSIALKPTLRLWDAIALIVGMVIGAGIFETPALVAATVGSLPAVMFVWLLGGGISLIGALCYAELATTYPDPGGNYTYLKRAFGDRIAFLFSWARMTVIQPGSIALLAFVLGDYATQLWSLGAYSVAWYAIGGIALFTGLNLLGMRQSRGAQNLLAIAEVLGLLIVIVIGLSSTPEASTAPTQSAANPLGASLIFVLLSYGGWNEAAYISAELKHVERNMVRSLLWSIGIISTIYLLLNLAYVRGLGLSGMIQSKAIAADLMRQALGEPGGQLISVLVAIAALSSLNATILTGARTNYALGRDFSFFSRLGGWNSYSSTPTSALIAQGAIAIVLVILGSLQRQGFETMVDYTAPVFWLFFLLTSASLLFLRQRDPQRNRPFKVPFYPVLPVLFCLVCGYMLYSSLTYTGWGAIVGVIVLLAGLPVLLFAEKSRA; this comes from the coding sequence ATGGACAGTCCGTTAAACTACCCCTTGGCAGTTGTCACGGGTGCCTTTAGGGGCATCAGTCGCGAACTTGCCCAGCCTGGAGGTTTACAGACTGCTAATACGGCTTCTAAACCAGTTTTGCTCTTTTTTTCGGCAACAATCGAGATTGAATTAAAAGATACAGGCGTTACTGTCACTCACCCAACGTCTGGGATGACAGAAAAAAAAGCGATTCATCAGCAAAATTTGGTTAATGTCATCTGCATGAAATCTTCTGTGGCTCAACGTTCAATTGCGCTCAAGCCTACGCTGCGGCTTTGGGATGCGATCGCTCTCATTGTCGGGATGGTGATTGGTGCGGGAATTTTTGAAACTCCTGCACTTGTAGCGGCAACTGTCGGTAGTCTACCAGCCGTGATGTTCGTCTGGCTGTTAGGCGGCGGGATCTCTCTAATTGGTGCCCTGTGTTACGCCGAACTTGCCACAACCTATCCCGATCCGGGTGGCAACTATACCTACTTAAAACGAGCCTTTGGCGATCGGATCGCCTTCTTGTTTTCCTGGGCCAGAATGACTGTAATTCAGCCAGGTTCGATCGCTCTGCTAGCTTTTGTACTGGGAGACTATGCGACGCAGTTATGGTCATTGGGTGCTTATTCTGTGGCTTGGTACGCGATCGGGGGGATTGCTCTGTTTACAGGACTCAATCTGCTAGGAATGCGCCAAAGTCGCGGCGCTCAGAACTTGCTAGCGATCGCAGAAGTCTTAGGATTGCTAATAGTAATAGTCATTGGCTTGAGTTCTACTCCAGAAGCATCTACCGCACCCACTCAATCGGCTGCCAATCCTCTGGGTGCTTCCTTAATCTTCGTGCTGCTGTCTTACGGAGGATGGAACGAAGCTGCCTACATTTCCGCAGAATTGAAACACGTCGAGCGAAATATGGTGCGATCGCTCCTGTGGAGCATCGGCATCATCAGCACGATTTATTTGCTCCTAAATTTAGCCTACGTTCGGGGTTTGGGACTGTCGGGAATGATCCAGTCTAAGGCGATCGCTGCCGATTTAATGCGACAAGCCTTGGGAGAACCTGGTGGACAGCTTATCAGCGTTTTAGTGGCTATTGCCGCTCTTAGCTCCTTAAATGCCACGATTTTAACGGGTGCTAGAACCAACTACGCTCTAGGTCGGGATTTTTCTTTTTTTTCCCGACTTGGAGGCTGGAATTCTTACAGCAGTACTCCAACTTCAGCCCTGATCGCTCAAGGTGCGATCGCAATCGTGTTGGTCATTTTGGGAAGCCTGCAACGGCAAGGCTTTGAAACAATGGTCGATTATACTGCCCCCGTGTTCTGGCTCTTTTTCCTGCTCACTAGCGCGTCGCTACTGTTCCTGAGACAGCGCGATCCTCAGCGCAATCGCCCATTTAAAGTCCCGTTTTACCCAGTTTTACCCGTTCTGTTTTGTCTGGTTTGCGGCTATATGTTGTATTCCAGTCTGACTTATACCGGCTGGGGCGCGATCGTGGGTGTAATCGTTTTGCTCGCAGGACTTCCCGTTCTGCTATTTGCCGAAAAATCTAGGGCATAA
- a CDS encoding SAM-dependent methyltransferase, producing MKNRLFVSLSLFSLTLSASALTSCATQAELPVSNSAPVVQLSPLSPATEEVEKDVPYVPTPQAVVQRMLELGKVDNKDVIYDLGSGDGRIVVTAAQKYGARGVGIDIDPQRIQEANANAQNAGVSDRVEFRQQDLFDVDLSEASVVTLYLLPQVNLKLRPKLLQQLKPGTKIVSHDFDMGDWKPEQTVEVDGSTIYVWTVPEKVPPNLLKG from the coding sequence GTGAAAAACCGACTTTTTGTCAGCCTATCCTTGTTCTCTTTGACCTTAAGTGCATCTGCACTCACGAGTTGTGCTACTCAAGCTGAATTGCCAGTATCAAATTCTGCTCCTGTGGTTCAGTTATCTCCCTTATCTCCTGCAACCGAAGAGGTCGAAAAAGATGTTCCCTACGTGCCTACACCTCAAGCAGTGGTACAACGAATGCTCGAACTGGGCAAAGTGGATAATAAAGATGTCATCTACGATCTTGGTAGCGGTGATGGGCGAATTGTCGTGACAGCAGCCCAAAAGTATGGCGCGCGGGGAGTGGGAATTGACATCGATCCGCAACGGATTCAGGAAGCCAACGCCAATGCCCAAAATGCTGGAGTAAGCGATCGTGTTGAGTTCCGCCAGCAAGATTTGTTCGATGTAGATTTAAGCGAGGCTTCGGTGGTCACTTTATACCTTTTGCCTCAAGTGAATTTAAAACTCCGCCCCAAGCTTTTACAGCAACTTAAACCAGGTACTAAGATTGTGTCTCATGACTTTGACATGGGCGATTGGAAACCAGAACAAACTGTTGAGGTAGATGGAAGTACCATTTACGTTTGGACAGTTCCTGAAAAAGTTCCCCCCAACCTTCTGAAAGGGTAA
- a CDS encoding DUF4394 domain-containing protein, which yields MKITSQISRKKLFALTTGILVSFASAGINISPAQATNNLTFIGLKPNNTLVRFQLDRSSRSGVKLLGNVIVKGLDGNLQGIDFRPANNVLYGVTDTDKIYTIDPKTGVAKLANLLTPSFDGGFQSGFDFNPVLDRLRLVGSNDQNFSVNVDTGAATAQTTLAYVAGDRNFGKDPNLTAAAYTNNRAGATSTQLYDIDYDLDVLVLQDPPNGTLTTVGSLGVNFAPIGGMDIVTDASGRNSAFAISGSSLYRINLNKGNANKLGTINLGFVGLAVTSQPLLP from the coding sequence ATGAAAATTACTTCTCAGATTAGTCGCAAAAAACTGTTTGCTCTTACCACTGGTATTTTAGTGAGTTTTGCCAGTGCTGGTATCAATATTAGTCCAGCCCAAGCTACCAATAATCTCACTTTTATCGGTCTTAAACCCAATAATACCCTCGTGCGTTTTCAGTTAGATCGCTCTAGCCGTTCGGGTGTCAAACTGCTTGGTAACGTAATAGTAAAAGGTCTAGATGGTAACTTACAGGGAATAGATTTTCGCCCTGCCAATAACGTACTTTATGGAGTAACCGATACCGATAAAATTTACACCATCGATCCGAAAACTGGTGTGGCTAAATTAGCCAATCTTCTTACTCCCAGCTTTGATGGCGGATTCCAATCGGGATTCGATTTCAATCCAGTTCTAGACCGTTTGCGACTAGTTGGCAGCAACGACCAAAACTTCTCTGTTAATGTGGATACAGGTGCTGCTACTGCCCAGACAACTCTAGCTTATGTGGCTGGCGATCGCAACTTTGGCAAAGACCCCAATCTTACGGCTGCGGCTTACACTAATAATAGGGCTGGGGCAACTTCTACGCAACTCTACGATATTGACTACGACCTTGATGTTTTAGTACTGCAAGATCCTCCCAATGGTACGCTGACTACTGTCGGTTCTCTAGGCGTAAACTTTGCTCCTATAGGTGGTATGGATATTGTTACAGACGCTTCTGGAAGAAACTCTGCCTTTGCAATTTCTGGATCGAGTTTATACCGCATTAACTTGAATAAAGGTAATGCTAATAAATTGGGCACTATCAACTTAGGCTTCGTCGGTTTAGCTGTTACGTCTCAACCTTTACTACCTTAA
- a CDS encoding glycosyltransferase, with protein sequence MFLTTGLSTGGAEKMLYSLLSQINRAEFTPVVVSLIPGGTIGDRFQDLSIPVHTIGLKAGAIPNPIQLIKLRKYVHQIQPDIIQGWMYHGNLAASLSRNFIDRKIPIFWSIHHSIKTLSAERLVLRNIIKIGIKFAPSCQQVIFVSQASKLQHEALGYSQNNSCVIPNGFNLETFVPSLESQRQLRQELRLPSNAFLVGKFARYHPMKDHQNFLKAAALLNSKYSDVHFILAGTDISTNNSELTQLIQHLGINNQVHLLGERQDMAHLTAALDIATVASAYGEAFPLVVGEAMSCQVPCVVTDVGDAGEIVGNTGKVVPPQNPQALATAWQELIELGTEGRGRLGIAARNRIIANFSLEKVVDQYEQLWRLSNK encoded by the coding sequence ATGTTCTTAACCACTGGATTGAGTACTGGTGGGGCTGAGAAAATGCTATATAGTTTATTATCTCAGATTAACCGAGCCGAATTTACTCCAGTGGTTGTGTCTTTAATCCCTGGAGGAACCATCGGTGATCGCTTCCAAGATTTAAGTATTCCCGTTCATACTATTGGTTTAAAAGCAGGCGCAATTCCCAACCCAATTCAACTAATCAAACTCCGAAAATACGTTCACCAAATTCAACCAGATATCATCCAAGGATGGATGTATCATGGCAATCTAGCTGCTTCATTATCTCGAAATTTTATAGATCGCAAAATACCAATTTTTTGGAGTATTCATCATTCAATTAAAACTTTATCAGCAGAAAGGTTAGTCTTAAGAAATATCATTAAAATAGGCATAAAATTTGCTCCTAGTTGTCAACAAGTTATCTTTGTTTCTCAAGCTAGTAAACTACAACACGAAGCTTTAGGTTACTCTCAAAATAATAGTTGTGTGATACCCAATGGATTCAATCTGGAAACTTTTGTACCTTCTCTCGAATCTCAACGGCAACTCCGACAAGAATTAAGATTACCCAGCAACGCCTTTTTAGTCGGTAAATTTGCCAGATATCACCCCATGAAAGACCATCAAAATTTTCTCAAAGCCGCAGCCTTGTTAAATTCCAAATATTCAGATGTGCATTTTATTTTAGCGGGTACAGACATATCTACCAATAACTCAGAATTAACTCAATTAATTCAACACTTAGGTATAAATAATCAAGTCCATTTGTTAGGAGAACGTCAAGATATGGCGCATCTGACAGCAGCATTAGACATCGCTACAGTAGCTTCTGCATACGGAGAAGCATTTCCTTTAGTAGTAGGGGAAGCTATGTCTTGTCAAGTACCATGTGTAGTCACAGATGTAGGGGATGCAGGGGAAATTGTGGGTAATACAGGTAAAGTTGTCCCCCCTCAAAATCCTCAAGCTTTAGCTACAGCTTGGCAAGAATTAATTGAATTGGGAACAGAAGGAAGAGGAAGGTTAGGGATAGCCGCAAGAAATAGAATTATAGCTAACTTTAGTTTAGAAAAAGTGGTCGATCAATACGAACAATTGTGGAGATTAAGTAATAAGTAA
- a CDS encoding glycosyltransferase — protein sequence MIKIAFLIRDLNYGGAQRQLVTLVKALPTDIFAIAVLYFYADGPLIKELEYTNIKLICLDKKGRWDTLNFLRNLYQNLQKIKPDVLHAYLGEANLISLFLKPLFPKTKIILSIRGSEENLLETYGKISLWMFRLESWMSFLADLIIANSKAGKKYHVSQGFPAPKTIVIPNGIDIKKFASNLEERNRLRAEWQINQDEILIGLIGRLSPMKDHPNFLQAAALVSQKGDDIKFVCVGTGSEDYAHKLLELTAELALTEKVIWAGSRSDMLAVHNALDIAVLTSVNGEGFPNVIGEAMACGKPCIATDVGDSAWIVGELGTIVPPQNSEALAEAICATIETLKNHQFEPEKIRQRIVDNFSVESLVNNTQIAILNEVKSHLSLVSPSRRGN from the coding sequence GTGATTAAAATTGCGTTTTTAATTAGAGATTTGAATTATGGTGGTGCCCAAAGACAATTAGTCACTTTAGTTAAAGCATTACCCACCGATATATTCGCGATCGCAGTTCTTTATTTTTATGCTGATGGCCCTTTAATCAAAGAACTCGAATATACTAATATTAAACTTATCTGTCTAGACAAAAAAGGGCGTTGGGATACTCTCAATTTCTTGAGAAATTTATATCAAAATTTGCAAAAAATAAAGCCGGATGTTTTACACGCTTACTTAGGAGAAGCTAATCTAATAAGTTTATTTTTAAAACCTCTGTTCCCGAAAACCAAAATAATTTTAAGTATTCGTGGTTCTGAAGAAAATCTCTTGGAAACTTATGGCAAAATATCTTTATGGATGTTTCGGTTAGAATCCTGGATGTCATTTTTAGCAGATTTGATTATTGCCAATTCCAAAGCGGGCAAAAAATATCATGTATCTCAAGGATTTCCGGCACCCAAAACTATAGTTATTCCCAATGGAATTGACATTAAAAAGTTTGCTTCTAACTTAGAAGAAAGAAATCGATTAAGGGCAGAATGGCAGATAAATCAAGATGAAATTTTAATTGGATTAATCGGAAGATTATCTCCGATGAAAGATCATCCCAATTTTTTGCAAGCTGCTGCTTTAGTTTCACAGAAAGGAGATGATATAAAATTTGTTTGTGTCGGAACTGGTTCAGAAGATTATGCTCATAAATTATTAGAATTAACAGCCGAACTGGCTTTAACAGAAAAAGTGATTTGGGCGGGTTCAAGATCTGATATGTTAGCAGTACATAATGCTTTAGATATTGCTGTCTTAACTTCAGTCAACGGTGAGGGTTTTCCAAATGTAATTGGCGAAGCAATGGCTTGTGGAAAACCTTGTATAGCTACAGATGTTGGAGATTCAGCTTGGATTGTTGGTGAATTGGGGACGATTGTACCTCCACAAAATTCAGAGGCTTTAGCAGAAGCTATATGCGCTACTATTGAAACCCTAAAAAATCATCAATTTGAGCCAGAAAAAATTAGACAAAGGATCGTCGATAATTTTTCAGTAGAAAGTTTAGTCAACAATACCCAAATAGCCATATTAAATGAAGTCAAAAGCCACCTTTCCCTAGTCTCTCCTTCGAGGAGAGGAAATTAA
- the ilvN gene encoding acetolactate synthase small subunit, with product MKHTLSVLVEDEAGVLTRIAGLFARRGFNIESLAVGPAEQVAVSRITMVVNGDDRIIEQLTKQLYKLINVLKVQDITDIPCVERELMLLKVNATTNNRSEVLELAQIFRARVVDVAEDSLTLEVVGDPGKLVAIVQVLHKFGIKELARTGKIALTRESGVNTEFLKSLEAKV from the coding sequence ATGAAACACACACTCTCTGTTTTAGTTGAAGACGAAGCCGGCGTGTTAACCAGAATAGCTGGTTTATTTGCCCGTAGGGGTTTCAATATCGAAAGTTTAGCCGTTGGTCCTGCTGAGCAAGTGGCGGTTTCTCGGATTACGATGGTAGTCAATGGGGACGATCGCATCATCGAACAACTAACTAAGCAGTTATATAAACTCATTAATGTCCTCAAAGTTCAAGATATTACTGATATTCCCTGTGTTGAGCGGGAATTAATGCTATTAAAGGTGAATGCTACCACCAATAATCGCTCGGAAGTGTTAGAATTAGCCCAGATTTTCCGCGCCCGTGTGGTAGATGTAGCAGAAGATTCTTTGACACTGGAAGTAGTGGGCGATCCTGGAAAATTGGTGGCGATCGTCCAAGTTTTGCACAAGTTTGGCATTAAAGAACTTGCTAGGACTGGTAAAATTGCTCTTACCAGAGAGTCGGGAGTCAATACCGAGTTTTTAAAGTCTTTAGAAGCTAAAGTGTGA
- the trhO gene encoding oxygen-dependent tRNA uridine(34) hydroxylase TrhO, which translates to MAYFLTAAFYKFVELLDFEELKAPLLACCEDNKVKGTILLAQEGINGTIAGSTEGVYAVLLFLRSDPRLTDLAHKESFSEKPPFHRMKVRLKREIVTMGVPDINPTVMAGKYVKPEEWNQLLDDPDVVVVDVRNDYEVSIGTFQGAVNPNTKSFSELPEWIRQETALRQKPKVAMFCTGGIRCEKSTAFLRSEGFQEVYHLEGGILKYLETVPESESRWQGECFVFDERVSVGHGLKTGEYQLCRACRRPLSPEDRNSELFVLGVSCPSCHDRQTEAQKQSCAERQRQVDLANLRHQIHIGARYNSSDK; encoded by the coding sequence ATGGCTTATTTCTTAACTGCTGCGTTCTATAAGTTTGTTGAGCTATTGGATTTTGAAGAGCTTAAAGCGCCGTTATTGGCTTGCTGCGAAGATAATAAAGTCAAAGGCACTATTTTGCTGGCTCAAGAGGGCATAAATGGCACGATCGCTGGCTCGACTGAGGGGGTGTATGCAGTACTATTATTCCTGCGTTCTGACCCGCGTTTGACCGATCTAGCCCATAAAGAATCATTTAGCGAAAAGCCACCCTTTCACCGGATGAAGGTACGGTTGAAGCGGGAAATTGTGACAATGGGCGTACCAGATATTAATCCTACCGTCATGGCTGGTAAGTATGTCAAACCAGAAGAGTGGAATCAACTACTCGACGATCCTGATGTGGTGGTGGTTGACGTGCGTAACGACTACGAGGTGTCGATTGGGACTTTTCAAGGTGCTGTTAATCCTAATACCAAAAGTTTCTCTGAGTTACCCGAATGGATACGTCAGGAAACCGCTTTACGCCAAAAGCCCAAAGTAGCTATGTTTTGTACTGGTGGGATTCGCTGCGAAAAATCTACGGCATTTTTGCGAAGTGAAGGTTTTCAGGAAGTTTATCACCTAGAAGGTGGAATCTTAAAATACCTAGAAACGGTGCCAGAATCAGAAAGTCGTTGGCAAGGGGAGTGTTTTGTCTTTGATGAGCGCGTTTCTGTCGGACATGGCTTAAAAACTGGTGAATATCAGCTTTGTCGCGCTTGTCGTCGTCCCCTTAGTCCAGAAGATCGGAATTCGGAATTATTTGTGCTGGGAGTGAGTTGTCCTAGTTGTCACGATCGCCAAACCGAAGCCCAAAAACAAAGCTGCGCGGAACGTCAACGTCAAGTAGATCTAGCTAATCTTCGCCACCAAATACACATCGGTGCGCGCTACAATTCCTCAGATAAGTAA
- a CDS encoding glutathione S-transferase yields the protein MTAYPILYSFRRCPYAMRARLALAVSDRVCELREVVLADKPQEMLKVSPKGTVPVLIDTEGRVLDESIDIMLWALSQHDPEKWLKPELGSLESMLEAIAQFDLGFKYHLDRYKYPNRYGAYKLAGSAPHEGTDAQSHQSEASLYLERLNAQLSATKYLFGNRVTLADMAIAPFIRQFAHVDLDWFNQQQWQYLQAWLARFIESDLFSRIMQKYPKWESGNLGVLFPAP from the coding sequence ATGACAGCATATCCGATTTTATATTCCTTCCGTCGCTGTCCGTATGCGATGCGTGCTAGGTTGGCGTTAGCAGTGAGCGATCGCGTCTGTGAGTTAAGAGAAGTTGTCTTGGCTGATAAACCCCAGGAAATGCTGAAGGTTTCGCCAAAAGGTACGGTTCCGGTGTTGATTGACACTGAGGGGCGGGTTTTAGACGAAAGTATTGATATTATGTTGTGGGCATTGTCACAACACGATCCAGAAAAGTGGTTAAAGCCAGAGTTAGGTTCCCTAGAAAGTATGCTGGAAGCGATCGCCCAATTCGATCTAGGATTTAAATATCACCTCGATCGCTATAAGTATCCTAACCGTTACGGGGCATACAAGCTGGCGGGGTCAGCCCCTCACGAAGGTACTGACGCACAATCCCATCAAAGTGAAGCTTCTTTGTATTTAGAGAGATTAAACGCCCAATTAAGTGCGACAAAATACCTATTTGGTAATCGAGTAACATTAGCAGATATGGCGATCGCTCCCTTCATTCGTCAATTTGCTCATGTTGATTTAGATTGGTTCAACCAACAGCAATGGCAATATTTACAGGCTTGGTTAGCAAGGTTTATAGAATCGGATCTCTTTAGCCGCATCATGCAAAAATACCCCAAATGGGAATCTGGCAATCTAGGCGTTCTTTTTCCTGCACCATGA